From Aspergillus fumigatus Af293 chromosome 5, whole genome shotgun sequence, a single genomic window includes:
- the gmtA gene encoding GDP-mannose transporter encodes MADDKKTNEYTIEMDKLDHGNKDFEAPAPAVRPRGPPVAQLANNPILPVLAYCGSSILMTVMNKYVLSGRDFNLNFFLLCVQSIVCIVAIQTCKVSKLITYRDFNSDEAKKWFPITLLLIGMIYTGSKALQYLSIPVYTIFKNLTIILIAYGEVLWFGGSVTGLTLFSFGLMVLSSIIAAWADIKHAVESSGDATAKVSTLNAGYIWMLINCLCTSSYVLGMRKRIKLTNFKDFDTMFYNNLLSIPVLLVLTFLMEDWSSANIARNFPSTDRNGILFAMILSGLSSVFISYTSAWCVRVTSSTTYSMVGALNKLPIALSGLIFFDAPVTFPSVSAIVVGFISGIVYAVAKIKQSAKPKTGVLPMSNPPVSASSQSMRDSLRS; translated from the exons ATGGCGGACGACAAGAAAACGAATGAGTATACCATCGAGATGGATAAGTTAGATCACGGCAATAAGGATTTCGAGGCGCCGGCCCCTGCTGTTCGGCCCAGAGGTCCTCCAGTTGCGCAGCTTGCCAATAATCCCATCCTGCCTGTACTGGCTTATTGCGGTTCATCTATTTTGATGACTGTCATGAACAAATATGTCCTTTCCGGCAGGGATTTCAATCTCaatttcttcctcctttgcGTGCAG TCAATTGTCTGTATTGTGGCAATTCAAACATGCAAGGTTAGCAAACTGATTACGTATCGCGACTTCAATTCGGACGAGGCCAAGAAGT GGTTTCCGATCACTCTGCTTCTGATAGGCATGATTTACACCGGCTCCAAGGCACTGCAATATCTATCGATCCCTGTGTACACCATCTTCAAGAATCTAACCATCATCCTAATCGCCTACGGAGAGGTACTCTGGTTTGGCGGTTCGGTGACGGGCTtgaccctcttctccttcggaCTTATGGTCCTCAGTTCCATCATCGCCGCGTGGGCCGATATCAAGCATGCAGTTGAAAGTAGTGGAGACGCTACTGCCAAGGTGTCGACTCTCAATGCTGGCTATATCTGGATGCTGATCAACTGTCTCTGCACTTCGTCCTACGTCCTGGGAATGCGCAAGCGAATCAAGTTGACAAACTTCAAGGACTTTGACA CCATGTTCTACAACAATCTTCTGTCAATCCCTGTGCTTCTGGTTCTCACCTTCCTGATGGAGGACTGGTCTTCGGCAAACATCGCGCGCAATTTCCCCTCTACTGATCGCAACGGCATCTTATTTGCCATGATTCTCTCCGGTCTCTCGTCCGTGTTTATTTCCTACACCTCTGCTTGGTGTGTCCGTGTGACTTCGTCGACAACCTATTCCATGGTCGGCGCTCTGAACAAGCTGCCCATCGCACTCTCcggcttgatcttcttcgatGCTCCAGTCACTTTCCCGAGCGTTTCTGCTATTGTTGTCGGTTTTATCAGTGGCATTGTTTACGCCGTTGCCAAGATTAAGCAAAGTGCCAAGCCAAAGACTGGTGTGCTGCCAATGTCGAACCCCCCCGTCAGTGCTAGCAGCCAGAGCATGAGAGA